One Thermicanus aegyptius DSM 12793 DNA segment encodes these proteins:
- the polX gene encoding DNA polymerase/3'-5' exonuclease PolX gives MLPSNLKLAYMLYRIADLLEIEGESPFKISAYRKAGQTIERMEIPIEDVDPETIPGIGKGIAAVIHQWVKTGKSELLAELEERIPPDLLLLLRIPGLGPRSVGRLYRELGIDSLAKLEEAAKAQKIRKLTGFGAKTELNLLKSIKQMKEIPEEIPIATLLPIAREIREWVMNVDGIEKAEVAGDLRRMKETGKGILFVLAARSPHEAVPLLLQFPKVKKVLEKGKEGVTVELEYLWPIRVDFRLVPPAFFSGALLYHTGSEAHREKLTERAKERGLIFTPYGLEESRKRKTFVTEEDLYRRLGLSYIPPEIREGREEVERAEKGEIPRLIRLEDIRGDLHMHTEWSDGGNSIEEMARAAYKRGYRYIAITDHSRSLKIAWGLSIERLREQRQKIREVEKRLQEEWQDDSFRILAGVEMDILPDGRLDYPDEVLQELDLVIASVHTAFKQEEKVMMKRILAAIENNHVDIIAHPTGRLIGRRAPYAVNVEVLIKAAKETGTVLELNANPNRLDLAPEYLEMAMKEGVHLVINTDAHRIDELENMGVGVGTARRGWVEPDRVINTWPLDQLLSFLKRKWS, from the coding sequence ATGCTGCCATCGAATCTGAAATTAGCCTATATGTTATATCGGATCGCCGATCTCCTGGAAATTGAAGGGGAGAGCCCCTTTAAAATATCCGCTTATCGAAAGGCGGGGCAAACGATTGAAAGAATGGAGATTCCTATCGAAGATGTGGATCCAGAGACGATCCCCGGCATTGGAAAAGGGATCGCTGCGGTGATTCATCAATGGGTGAAGACCGGAAAATCGGAACTTCTCGCCGAATTGGAAGAAAGAATTCCACCCGATCTTCTGCTTCTGTTAAGAATCCCCGGCTTAGGCCCGCGAAGCGTGGGCAGGTTATACCGGGAACTTGGCATCGATTCACTGGCGAAGTTGGAGGAGGCGGCGAAGGCGCAGAAGATCAGGAAGCTGACCGGCTTTGGCGCCAAGACGGAATTAAATCTCCTTAAGAGCATAAAACAGATGAAGGAGATTCCGGAGGAGATTCCCATCGCCACCCTTCTGCCGATTGCCCGGGAAATCAGGGAATGGGTGATGAACGTAGACGGGATAGAGAAGGCGGAGGTGGCAGGGGATCTTCGCAGGATGAAAGAGACCGGGAAGGGGATTCTCTTCGTCCTGGCCGCGCGCTCTCCGCACGAGGCGGTTCCCCTCCTGCTTCAGTTCCCCAAGGTGAAGAAAGTTCTGGAGAAGGGAAAGGAGGGGGTGACGGTCGAATTGGAATACCTCTGGCCGATTCGGGTCGATTTCCGCCTCGTTCCACCCGCTTTCTTTTCCGGCGCGCTCCTTTACCATACCGGTTCAGAGGCACATCGGGAAAAGCTGACGGAACGAGCGAAGGAGAGGGGGCTTATTTTCACCCCCTACGGTCTGGAGGAAAGCAGGAAGAGGAAGACCTTCGTCACCGAGGAAGATCTCTACCGACGTCTGGGTCTTTCCTACATCCCTCCTGAAATCCGTGAAGGAAGAGAAGAGGTGGAACGGGCGGAAAAAGGGGAGATCCCCCGCCTCATTCGCCTGGAAGATATTCGGGGCGATCTACACATGCATACCGAGTGGAGCGATGGGGGAAACAGCATCGAAGAGATGGCCAGGGCGGCTTATAAAAGGGGATATCGCTATATCGCCATCACCGATCACTCCCGCTCCCTAAAAATCGCCTGGGGGCTAAGCATTGAACGGTTACGTGAGCAACGGCAGAAGATTCGGGAGGTGGAGAAGCGCCTGCAGGAAGAATGGCAGGACGATTCCTTCCGCATTCTGGCGGGGGTGGAGATGGATATTCTGCCGGACGGCCGCCTCGATTATCCGGATGAGGTGCTTCAGGAGCTGGATCTGGTGATCGCATCGGTTCATACCGCCTTCAAACAAGAGGAGAAGGTGATGATGAAACGGATCCTGGCCGCCATTGAGAACAACCATGTGGACATCATCGCCCATCCCACGGGGAGGTTGATCGGACGTCGAGCGCCGTATGCGGTCAACGTGGAAGTATTGATCAAAGCTGCGAAGGAGACGGGCACCGTTCTGGAGTTAAACGCCAACCCCAACCGCCTGGATCTTGCGCCGGAGTACCTGGAGATGGCCATGAAGGAGGGCGTTCATCTCGTCATTAACACCGATGCCCACCGGATCGATGAACTGGAGAACATGGGAGTGGGTGTGGGAACGGCTCGCCGGGGCTGGGTAGAGCCTGATCGGGTGATCAACACATGGCCCCTCGATCAGCTCCTCTCTTTTCTGAAGAGGAAATGGTCGTAA